A window from Mauremys reevesii isolate NIE-2019 linkage group 9, ASM1616193v1, whole genome shotgun sequence encodes these proteins:
- the EHHADH gene encoding peroxisomal bifunctional enzyme isoform X2 — protein MAQQYARGAVAVIRLNNPPLNALSSAVVRALEQGVKKADVDPAVKAVVICGTNETFSAGADIRGFSSIQAGDRPSLTSVVDLIERSEKPVVAAIEGMALGGALEVALGCHYRIAHAQAWVGLPEVTLGLLPGAGGTQRLPRLIGVRAALDLITTGKRVLAAEALKLGIIDEIVEENTIDAAIHLANKVSGQAKALQYVFFAQRAAQKWTTSSGTSWKTASAQPIRKVAVIGLGTMGRGIVTSLVKAKMSVVALEQDQKQLEVGARAVTSLLEHEASKMQWIGQRPDACDPALLQFTLDFSVLQDADLVIEAVFEDMALKKEIFHKLSAICKPGSFLCTNTSTLDIDEIASATSRPHQVIGTHFFSPAHVMKLVEIIRGRHTSPITIATAMGLAKTIGKIGVVVGNCFGFVGNRMMAPYAEQAVFLLEEGCKPEAVDQALEGFGFNMGPFRMSDLAGLDVGWRSRKGQGLTGPELAPGTPARLCGRRRYSPLPDLLCENGRYGQKTGMGWYQYEKPGARIANPDPWLHNFLIGYRDAHHIKAHFIDEEEILERCLYTLINEGFQILDDGIASAPEDIDVIYIHGYGWPKHRGGPMFYASTIGLPRILAKLQKYSEAHPDIPRMQPSAFLKKLVFVGSPPLKEWMSHAGHQSSKL, from the exons GTGCTGACATTCGAGGGTTTTCCTCTATTCAGGCAGGAGACAGGCCCAGTCTGACATCAGTAGTTGATCTAATAGAGAGAAGTGAAAAGCCGGTGGTGGCTGCCATTGAAGGCATGGCATTGGGAGGAGCACTGGAGGTGGCATTGGGCTGTCACTACAGGATTGCACATGCGCAG GCCTGGGTAGGTCTTCCAGAGGTCACCCTTGGGCTACTTCCAGGTGCTGGAGGAACCCAGAGACTCCCCAGACTGATTGGGGTCCGAGCCGCACTTGACCTAATCACCACAG GGAAACGTGTGCTGGCTGCTGAAGCGCTGAAGCTGGGCATCATTGACGAAATTGTGGAAGAAAACACAATTGATGCAGCAATCCACTTGGCAAACAAAGTGTCAG GCCAGGCCAAAGCACTGCAGTATGTGTTCTTCGCACAGAGAGCAGCACAGAAGTGGACAACATCCTCTGGAACTTCCTGGAAAACTGCTTCAGCTCAGCCCATCCGAAAAGTAGCTGTGATAG GACTGGGAACAATGGGCCGAGGCATTGTGACTTCTCTGGTGAAGGCCAAGATGTCCGTAGTAGCTCTAGAGCAGGATCAGAAGCAGCTGGAGGTAGGAGCAAGAGCTGTGACATCCCTTCTAGAACATGAGGCTTCAAAAATGCAGTGGATTGGCCAACGCCCAGATGCCTGTGATCCCGCCCTTCTCCAGTTCACTCTGGACTTCAGTGTGTTACAGGATGCAGATCTAGTTATTGAGGCTGTGTTTGAGGACATGGCACTGAAGAAGGAGATCTTCCATAAATTGTCAGCAATCTGCAAGCCAGGGTCCTTCTTGTGCACTAACACCTCCACCCTGGATATTGATGAGATTGCTTCAGCCACCAGTCGCCCTCACCAGGTCATTGGTACTCACTTCTTCTCACCTGCCCACGTAATGAAGCTGGTAGAAATAATCCGTGGTCGTCACACATCGCCCATCACCATTGCCACTGCCATGGGTTTAGCCAAAACTATAGGCAAAATAGGGGTTGTAGTAGGGAATTGCTTTGGATTTGTTGGGAACAGAATGATGGCTCCTTATGCTGAACAGGCAGTTTTTCTGCTAGAAGAAGGATGTAAACCAGAAGCAGTAGATCAAGCTCTAGAGGGATTTGGTTTCAATATGGGGCCCTTCCGAATGTCAGACCTTGCTGGGCTTGATGTGGGCTGGAGATCTCGGAAAGGGCAGGGCCTGACTGGCCCCGAACTGGCTCCAGGAACTCCTGCTCGCCTGTGTGGCAGGAGGAGATACAGCCCACTGCCTGATCTTCTATGTGAGAATGGAAGGTATGGCCAGAAGACTGGCATGGGCTGGTACCAATATGAGAAACCTGGGGCTAGAATAGCTAATCCAGATCCATGGCTTCACAATTTCCTGATTGGGTATAGAGATGCCCATCATATTAAGGCACATTTCATAGACGAGGAGGAAATCCTGGAGCGCTGTCTGTATACCCTCATCAATGAGGGCTTCCAGATCTTAGATGATGGAATAGCTTCTGCCCCAGAAGATATTGATGTAATCTACATCCATGGCTACGGATGGCCAAAGCACAGAGGTGGCCCCATGTTTTATGCTTCCACCATCGGGCTACCTCGCATTCTGGCTAAACTGCAAAAATATTCTGAGGCCCATCCTGACATTCCCAGAATGCAACCCAGTGCTTTTCTGAAGAAATTGGTGTTCGTGGGAAGCCCTCCCTTGAAGGAGTGGATGTCCCATGCAGGACACCAGAGCAGTAAGCTGTGa
- the EHHADH gene encoding peroxisomal bifunctional enzyme isoform X1: MAQQYARGAVAVIRLNNPPLNALSSAVVRALEQGVKKADVDPAVKAVVICGTNETFSAGADIRGFSSIQAGDRPSLTSVVDLIERSEKPVVAAIEGMALGGALEVALGCHYRIAHAQAWVGLPEVTLGLLPGAGGTQRLPRLIGVRAALDLITTGKRVLAAEALKLGIIDEIVEENTIDAAIHLANKVSGQPLNSRRLSLKQVQSLSNMDAILSKALVKVKKQARGCLSPEMCVQAVKASVQLPFTEGIRKERELFNLLLSSGQAKALQYVFFAQRAAQKWTTSSGTSWKTASAQPIRKVAVIGLGTMGRGIVTSLVKAKMSVVALEQDQKQLEVGARAVTSLLEHEASKMQWIGQRPDACDPALLQFTLDFSVLQDADLVIEAVFEDMALKKEIFHKLSAICKPGSFLCTNTSTLDIDEIASATSRPHQVIGTHFFSPAHVMKLVEIIRGRHTSPITIATAMGLAKTIGKIGVVVGNCFGFVGNRMMAPYAEQAVFLLEEGCKPEAVDQALEGFGFNMGPFRMSDLAGLDVGWRSRKGQGLTGPELAPGTPARLCGRRRYSPLPDLLCENGRYGQKTGMGWYQYEKPGARIANPDPWLHNFLIGYRDAHHIKAHFIDEEEILERCLYTLINEGFQILDDGIASAPEDIDVIYIHGYGWPKHRGGPMFYASTIGLPRILAKLQKYSEAHPDIPRMQPSAFLKKLVFVGSPPLKEWMSHAGHQSSKL, translated from the exons GTGCTGACATTCGAGGGTTTTCCTCTATTCAGGCAGGAGACAGGCCCAGTCTGACATCAGTAGTTGATCTAATAGAGAGAAGTGAAAAGCCGGTGGTGGCTGCCATTGAAGGCATGGCATTGGGAGGAGCACTGGAGGTGGCATTGGGCTGTCACTACAGGATTGCACATGCGCAG GCCTGGGTAGGTCTTCCAGAGGTCACCCTTGGGCTACTTCCAGGTGCTGGAGGAACCCAGAGACTCCCCAGACTGATTGGGGTCCGAGCCGCACTTGACCTAATCACCACAG GGAAACGTGTGCTGGCTGCTGAAGCGCTGAAGCTGGGCATCATTGACGAAATTGTGGAAGAAAACACAATTGATGCAGCAATCCACTTGGCAAACAAAGTGTCAG GTCAGCCATTAAATTCTCGCAGACTCAGTCTGAAGCAGGTTCAAAGTCTGTCCAACATGGATGCCATTCTCAGCAAGGCTCTTGTGAAAGTGAAAAAGCAGGCCCGGGGGTGTCTGTCTCCAGAGATGTGTGTCCAAGCAGTCAAGGCCTCTGTGCAGCTACCCTTCACAGAAGGTATTCGGAAGGAGAGAGAGCTGTTTAATCTCCTGTTGTCCTCAGGCCAGGCCAAAGCACTGCAGTATGTGTTCTTCGCACAGAGAGCAGCACAGAAGTGGACAACATCCTCTGGAACTTCCTGGAAAACTGCTTCAGCTCAGCCCATCCGAAAAGTAGCTGTGATAG GACTGGGAACAATGGGCCGAGGCATTGTGACTTCTCTGGTGAAGGCCAAGATGTCCGTAGTAGCTCTAGAGCAGGATCAGAAGCAGCTGGAGGTAGGAGCAAGAGCTGTGACATCCCTTCTAGAACATGAGGCTTCAAAAATGCAGTGGATTGGCCAACGCCCAGATGCCTGTGATCCCGCCCTTCTCCAGTTCACTCTGGACTTCAGTGTGTTACAGGATGCAGATCTAGTTATTGAGGCTGTGTTTGAGGACATGGCACTGAAGAAGGAGATCTTCCATAAATTGTCAGCAATCTGCAAGCCAGGGTCCTTCTTGTGCACTAACACCTCCACCCTGGATATTGATGAGATTGCTTCAGCCACCAGTCGCCCTCACCAGGTCATTGGTACTCACTTCTTCTCACCTGCCCACGTAATGAAGCTGGTAGAAATAATCCGTGGTCGTCACACATCGCCCATCACCATTGCCACTGCCATGGGTTTAGCCAAAACTATAGGCAAAATAGGGGTTGTAGTAGGGAATTGCTTTGGATTTGTTGGGAACAGAATGATGGCTCCTTATGCTGAACAGGCAGTTTTTCTGCTAGAAGAAGGATGTAAACCAGAAGCAGTAGATCAAGCTCTAGAGGGATTTGGTTTCAATATGGGGCCCTTCCGAATGTCAGACCTTGCTGGGCTTGATGTGGGCTGGAGATCTCGGAAAGGGCAGGGCCTGACTGGCCCCGAACTGGCTCCAGGAACTCCTGCTCGCCTGTGTGGCAGGAGGAGATACAGCCCACTGCCTGATCTTCTATGTGAGAATGGAAGGTATGGCCAGAAGACTGGCATGGGCTGGTACCAATATGAGAAACCTGGGGCTAGAATAGCTAATCCAGATCCATGGCTTCACAATTTCCTGATTGGGTATAGAGATGCCCATCATATTAAGGCACATTTCATAGACGAGGAGGAAATCCTGGAGCGCTGTCTGTATACCCTCATCAATGAGGGCTTCCAGATCTTAGATGATGGAATAGCTTCTGCCCCAGAAGATATTGATGTAATCTACATCCATGGCTACGGATGGCCAAAGCACAGAGGTGGCCCCATGTTTTATGCTTCCACCATCGGGCTACCTCGCATTCTGGCTAAACTGCAAAAATATTCTGAGGCCCATCCTGACATTCCCAGAATGCAACCCAGTGCTTTTCTGAAGAAATTGGTGTTCGTGGGAAGCCCTCCCTTGAAGGAGTGGATGTCCCATGCAGGACACCAGAGCAGTAAGCTGTGa